A section of the Macadamia integrifolia cultivar HAES 741 chromosome 9, SCU_Mint_v3, whole genome shotgun sequence genome encodes:
- the LOC122089330 gene encoding dnaJ homolog subfamily C member 2-like — translation MALNCRLITYSSDIIDGEPIYVSSNCLPIKAANFEPAGHSFHSVALRLLGFVEAGDTDAVDQNGSPDKRRDYIPSPDSYSSKGKKKSGEGKQQDHYAFLGLGHLRFLATEEQIKRSYREAALKHHPDKLASLLLAEETEAAKQVKKDEIENHFKAIQEAYEVLIDPVKRRIYDSTDEFDDEIPTDSAPRDFFKVFGPAFMRNGRWSVTQPVPSLGEEDNQLEEVDRFYNFWYNFKSWREFPQSDEFDVEQAESRDHKRWMERQNSKLREKARKEEYARIRTLVDNAYKRDPRILKRKEDEKAEKQRKKEARFLARKMQEEETARVAEEERRKKEEEDRMAAEAASNQKKVKEKEKKLLRKERNRLRTLSGSVSSQRLLDLTEDDVESICMSFDTEQLRSLCDEIEHKEGVECAQLIKYALGGNRNSDGPKQGEKNTQQNGSVKVSGNVAGVQLKEAKPLGSYEKKEKPWGREEIELLRKGMQKYAKGTSRRWEVISEYLGTGRSVEEILKATKTVLLQKPDSAKAFDSFLEKRKPAPTIASPLTTRQESGETVTPAHLPQKNVPEIVNSKKPLSSDEALQNHEAGVVANGTSSNTEQQDEWSAVQERALIQALKTFPKETNQRWERVATAVPGKTVIQCRKKFVMLKENFRNKKNAE, via the coding sequence ATGGCACTGAATTGTCGGCTTATAACATACTCATCAGATATCATAGATGGAGAACCAATCTATGTCTCATCGAATTGCCTTCCCATTAAGGCTGCAAACTTTGAACCTGCGGGACATTCATTCCATTCTGTTGCACTCAGACTTCTTGGTTTTGTTGAGGCTGGAGATACAGATGCTGTTGATCAGAATGGTTCGCCTGACAAGAGACGAGATTATATTCCATCTCCTGACTCGTACAGCAGCAAAGGTAAAAAGAAATCTGGTGAAGGCAAGCAACAGGACCATTATGCCTTCCTGGGTTTGGGGCATCTACGTTTTCTGGCAACTGAGgaacaaataaaaagaagttACAGGGAGGCTGCCTTAAAGCATCATCCTGACAAGCtagcttctcttcttcttgcgGAGGAAACTGAAGCTGCAAAGCAAGTGAAGAAAGATGAGATAGAGAATCATTTCAAAGCTATCCAGGAAGCTTATGAGGTCCTCATTGATCCTGTGAAGAGAAGGATATATGACTCCACTGATGAGTTTGATGATGAAATTCCTACAGACTCTGCACCACGAGACTTCTTTAAAGTGTTCGGTCCAGCTTTCATGAGAAATGGGCGGTGGTCAGTTACCCAACCTGTACCATCATTGGGTGAAGAGGATAATCAGTTGGAAGAAGTTGATCGTTTCTACAATTTTTGGTACAACTTTAAGAGTTGGAGAGAATTCCCACAATCAGATGAGTTTGATGTTGAGCAAGCCGAGTCTCGTGACCATAAGAGGTGGATGGAGAGGCAGAATTCAAAACTTAGAGAGAAAGCCAGGAAAGAAGAATATGCACGAATACGTACACTTGTTGACAATGCTTATAAAAGGGATCCTCGAATTCTGAAGAGAAAGGAAGACGAGAAGGCAGAGaagcaaaggaagaaggaggcCAGGTTCCTTGCTAGGAAGATGCAAGAGGAAGAAACTGCTAGGGTTGCTGAAGAGGAGAGACgcaagaaggaagaggaagacagAATGGCTGCTGAAGCTGCTTCAAATCAGAAGAAagtgaaggagaaagaaaagaagctcTTACGTAAAGAGCGAAATCGTTTACGGACACTCTCAGGATCCGTTTCATCTCAACGTTTGCTTGATCTTACTGAGGATGATGTGGAGAGTATTTGTATGTCATTTGATACTGAGCAGTTGAGGAGTTTATGTGATGAGATTGAACACAAAGAGGGGGTTGAGTGTGCACAACTTATAAAATATGCATTGGGAGGGAATAGAAATTCTGATGGACCCAAACAAGGCGAAAAGAATACACAACAGAATGGTTCAGTAAAAGTTAGTGGTAATGTGGCTGGTGTCCAGTTAAAGGAAGCTAAACCTTTAGGCAGctatgagaaaaaggaaaaaccttgggggagagaggAGATTGAGCTATTGAGGAAAGGAATGCAGAAGTACGCCAAAGGAACTTCTCGTAGGTGGGAGGTCATTTCAGAATACCTTGGCACTGGAAGATCAGTAGAAGAGATTCTTAAGGCAACAAAAACAGTTCTTCTGCAGAAGCCTGACTCTGCCAAAGCTTTTGATTCATTTCTTGAGAAGAGAAAACCGGCACCAACCATTGCATCCCCACTTACCACGAGACAGGAATCAGGGGAGACAGTGACCCCAGCACATCTGCCTCAGAAAAATGTTCCTGAGATAGTTAATTCTAAGAAGCCTTTGAGTAGTGATGAAGCTCTTCAAAACCATGAAGCTGGGGTCGTTGCAAACGGCACTTCTTCGAACACTGAACAACAAGATGAGTGGTCTGCTGTTCAAGAAAGGGCACTAATTCAGGCTTTAAAAACCTTCCCAAAGGAAACCAACCAGCGTTGGGAACGAGTTGCAACTGCAGTTCCGGGGAAGACGGTGATTCAGTGCCGGAAGAAGTTTGTTATGTTGAAGGAGAACtttagaaacaagaaaaatgcaGAATAA